From the Pedosphaera parvula Ellin514 genome, one window contains:
- a CDS encoding SCO family protein — protein sequence MLKMLFKTVIANMRHVQFWKCHLRLPWLAFLILGFAGILPLTSAQAGTTNYYVRGVLKAVKPGEHQLVIAHEDIPNFMEAMTMPFRVKDPAILTNVAIGEKITFQLHVTETESWVDHIQSFDTSQSAASGPPTLSKTDFEPEVKTNSAATVGSQNPLRNYKFTNELGQQVSLSDFRGQAIALTFFFTRCPIPEFCPRLSRNFEEVERKLRTMENAPTNWHLLSVTFDPARDTPEVLKAYGASYQYDPAHWSFLTGPKEKIAELARLCDVKFDPDNGLFNHNFRTLIIDS from the coding sequence ATGCTCAAAATGTTGTTCAAGACTGTGATTGCAAATATGAGGCATGTGCAGTTTTGGAAATGCCACCTGCGGCTGCCGTGGCTTGCCTTTTTGATTTTGGGTTTCGCTGGAATTCTTCCACTGACTTCAGCTCAAGCCGGCACAACGAATTACTATGTTCGTGGCGTCTTAAAAGCAGTTAAGCCGGGCGAACATCAACTCGTCATAGCCCATGAAGATATTCCCAATTTCATGGAGGCCATGACGATGCCGTTCAGGGTGAAAGATCCTGCGATCCTGACCAATGTGGCAATAGGCGAGAAGATCACCTTTCAATTGCACGTCACCGAAACCGAAAGTTGGGTGGATCACATCCAGTCATTCGACACTTCCCAGTCCGCGGCAAGCGGCCCTCCCACTTTGTCTAAAACCGATTTCGAGCCCGAAGTAAAAACCAACTCCGCAGCAACCGTCGGCTCTCAAAACCCGCTGCGAAACTACAAATTCACGAATGAACTTGGGCAGCAAGTCAGTCTTTCGGATTTCCGGGGCCAGGCCATTGCACTGACATTTTTCTTCACGCGCTGTCCCATTCCAGAGTTTTGCCCGCGCCTGTCGCGAAACTTCGAAGAAGTAGAGCGCAAGTTGAGAACCATGGAAAATGCCCCGACAAACTGGCACCTTCTCTCCGTCACTTTTGATCCTGCTCGCGACACTCCCGAGGTGTTGAAAGCATATGGCGCATCCTACCAATACGATCCGGCACATTGGAGTTTCCTGACGGGTCCGAAAGAGAAAATCGCGGAACTGGCCCGGCTATGTGATGTGAAATTCGATCCCGACAATGGACTTTTCAACCATAACTTTCGCACGCTAATCATCGACTCCT